Proteins co-encoded in one Flavivirga eckloniae genomic window:
- a CDS encoding DUF3098 domain-containing protein: MGEKKRKESSKSTFVFGKKNYKFMFIGLACIALGFILMSGGGSDDPNVFNPDIFHWRRIRLAPAIILIGFGIEIYAILLNPDKK; this comes from the coding sequence ATGGGAGAGAAAAAACGAAAAGAGTCCTCTAAAAGTACTTTTGTCTTTGGGAAGAAAAACTACAAGTTTATGTTTATTGGCTTAGCTTGTATCGCTTTAGGTTTTATTTTGATGTCTGGCGGTGGTAGTGATGATCCTAATGTTTTTAATCCTGACATCTTTCATTGGAGACGTATAAGGCTTGCTCCTGCTATTATTCTTATTGGATTTGGCATTGAGATTTATGCTATTTTATTAAACCCTGATAAAAAGTAA
- a CDS encoding cell division protein FtsX, with product MSASFEKHQKRRLISSYFSVVLSIALVLFLLGLLGMLILNAKKVSDHFKEQVVVTIYLKDSAKEVETKQLEKSLAMADYVKSTEYVSKEQAAEFMKALNGEDFMDFVGYNPLQNSIDVHLKADFVTSEHLEKISTEALNKNFVDEVEYDNDLVNLMNDNVKKISFWVLIISAIFTLIAVLLINSSIRLAVYSKRFTIKTMQMVGATKQFIRFPFIMKSVRLGMIGAVLALIGMGIVLYYLNKTFIELELLSNPILMGLLFVFVFTLGVVITWLSTHFATQRFLNLKTDQLY from the coding sequence ATGAGCGCATCATTTGAAAAACACCAAAAACGCAGACTTATTTCATCGTACTTCTCTGTAGTATTAAGTATTGCTTTAGTGCTGTTTTTATTGGGTTTATTGGGCATGCTAATTTTAAATGCTAAAAAAGTATCCGATCACTTTAAAGAGCAAGTGGTTGTAACCATTTACCTTAAGGATTCTGCCAAAGAGGTTGAGACAAAACAGCTTGAAAAAAGCTTAGCCATGGCAGATTACGTAAAATCTACCGAATATGTCTCTAAAGAACAAGCTGCCGAATTTATGAAAGCTTTAAATGGTGAAGATTTTATGGACTTTGTTGGCTATAATCCGTTACAAAATTCAATCGATGTGCACTTGAAAGCTGATTTTGTAACTTCTGAACATTTAGAAAAGATTTCTACCGAAGCGTTAAACAAAAACTTTGTTGACGAGGTTGAATACGATAACGACTTGGTTAATTTGATGAACGATAATGTAAAAAAGATTAGTTTTTGGGTACTTATTATTAGTGCTATTTTTACTTTAATTGCCGTTTTACTCATAAATAGTTCTATTAGGCTAGCTGTTTACTCTAAACGTTTTACCATAAAAACCATGCAAATGGTTGGTGCTACTAAGCAATTTATAAGATTCCCCTTTATTATGAAAAGTGTTCGTTTGGGCATGATTGGAGCTGTACTCGCTCTTATAGGCATGGGTATTGTTTTGTATTATCTTAACAAAACATTTATAGAATTGGAATTATTGAGCAATCCTATTTTAATGGGACTTTTATTTGTTTTTGTTTTTACTCTAGGTGTCGTTATCACTTGGTTAAGTACACATTTTGCAACACAGCGTTTTTTAAACTTAAAGACCGATCAACTGTATTAA